In the genome of Acidobacteriota bacterium, one region contains:
- a CDS encoding OmpH family outer membrane protein: MKCTVLGTILTALAIAAPAGAAAQQAPARPAPTAPAPAAPAPQTAKPAPAAPAQAPAPAPVQEPFPADAKIAFVNMQYVVQESRLGKTGQERIQALVTKQNADRAAKNGEIQKLQQEIQSGQSVLSAQVLAQKNADLDRLTRAAQFDEQQRQVDLNNLNEQLLDEFQEKVLPIIEQMRKERNLWLVMTAGDGSGIAAVHPGINLSLDVVKRLDAVK; this comes from the coding sequence ATGAAGTGCACAGTCCTCGGAACGATACTCACCGCGCTGGCCATCGCGGCGCCTGCCGGCGCCGCGGCGCAGCAGGCGCCGGCTCGTCCGGCGCCCACCGCTCCGGCACCGGCCGCCCCGGCGCCGCAGACCGCAAAGCCGGCGCCCGCCGCGCCGGCCCAGGCACCCGCGCCGGCTCCCGTCCAGGAGCCGTTCCCTGCCGACGCGAAGATCGCGTTCGTGAACATGCAGTACGTCGTGCAGGAATCCCGGTTGGGCAAGACCGGCCAGGAAAGGATCCAGGCGCTCGTCACCAAGCAGAACGCGGATCGCGCGGCGAAGAACGGCGAAATCCAGAAGCTGCAGCAGGAGATCCAGTCGGGCCAGTCCGTCCTGTCGGCGCAGGTGTTGGCGCAGAAGAACGCCGACCTCGACCGGTTGACGCGCGCCGCGCAGTTCGACGAACAGCAGCGGCAGGTGGATCTGAACAACCTCAACGAACAGTTGCTCGACGAGTTCCAGGAGAAGGTGCTGCCGATCATCGAGCAGATGCGCAAGGAGCGCAACCTCTGGCTCGTGATGACGGCCGGTGACGGGTCGGGCATCGCGGCCGTGCACCCCGGCATCAACCTGTCGCTCGACGTCGTCAAGCGGCTCGATGCGGTCAAGTAG
- the bamA gene encoding outer membrane protein assembly factor BamA, with the protein MARILMLLRAAGFVLTLAWAGPAMAQVQPCPPPAKQPPAGSPVLLRCMEIVAHPVNETLVDGQTYAFYIRTPQPDSANDRWVPYNEESILADFNSLWKTNFLENLWIEVLDEPYDNGIQGKHVIFHIEERNRVKAVDYAPVGPGAKLRVDVSKIDSTLKERNLEISLDTFVDEATIRKVVGVIRELYAEQGYNDAIVEPTMREVAGGSKLVDLRFNIREGPKVRLREVVFDGNKAITDDDLRGQLKENRPRSRILILVGGGQYREDKFAEDAEKLGEYYRDRGYAGAQIGSPQIETLEVTADGKTRWIRLRVPVEEGPQFRVGEFTITEAKALRGEGLRPFFELKEGDIYSLKKLRQGFEKLKELYGAFGYYQWAPDPELKPRGVDEETGKLPEGAPPIMDINVKMNEGKQFFVNRITFVGNHTTRDPVIRRELRIAEGAVFNSEALKESVRRLNQLGYFKPLKGVEGEMDVTPAPGMDDKLDVKMRVEEQNRNSIAFGAGVSQFEGVFGQLSFQTSNFLGRGETLGISLQKGARARQYQLSFSEPYLWDRPITAGFDVHSRQYMFIGQYTQRSSGGNAVLGLPLADYTRLFLGYSYEQISVFDVNPAYTSPQVLQFNPYLADSLLIGQGGQRTVSKVSPSLVFNTVNQPIFPTAGRRYSVAFDFAGLGGNTSYNQVSLEGIWYFKLPKTMSLGLRAQTQYIRPYGTTTSLPIFEKVFLGGEYNIRGYDLRSISPRDPYSGVLVGGNKSVVLNAEYYIDIGQVRVLAFYDAGQVRDVGQPFRRWEPVRATFVPADPILVNLGATSNLLTEIGAIRTETIGRVSATRTSTGLEARFIVPFINIPFRLIAAYNPQRLGVINNNGLQTPRFTFRFAVGTTF; encoded by the coding sequence ATGGCCCGAATATTGATGTTGCTGCGGGCTGCTGGGTTCGTCTTGACGCTGGCCTGGGCCGGCCCGGCCATGGCGCAGGTGCAGCCCTGTCCGCCGCCGGCCAAGCAGCCGCCCGCCGGCTCGCCGGTGCTGCTGCGCTGCATGGAGATCGTCGCGCACCCGGTCAACGAGACGCTCGTCGACGGCCAGACCTACGCCTTCTACATCCGCACGCCGCAGCCCGACTCCGCGAACGACCGGTGGGTGCCCTACAACGAGGAGTCGATCCTCGCCGACTTCAACAGCCTCTGGAAGACCAACTTCCTCGAGAACCTCTGGATCGAGGTGCTCGACGAGCCGTACGACAACGGCATCCAGGGCAAGCACGTCATCTTCCACATCGAGGAGCGCAACCGCGTCAAGGCCGTCGACTACGCGCCGGTGGGGCCGGGCGCCAAGCTCCGGGTGGACGTGTCGAAGATCGACAGCACGTTGAAAGAACGGAACCTCGAGATCAGCCTCGACACGTTCGTCGACGAGGCCACGATCCGCAAGGTCGTCGGCGTCATCCGCGAGCTCTACGCGGAGCAGGGGTACAACGACGCGATCGTCGAGCCGACGATGCGCGAGGTGGCGGGCGGCAGCAAGCTGGTCGATCTTCGCTTCAACATCCGCGAAGGGCCGAAGGTGCGGCTGCGTGAGGTCGTCTTCGACGGCAACAAGGCGATCACCGACGATGATCTGCGCGGCCAGTTGAAGGAGAACCGGCCGCGCTCGCGGATCCTGATTCTCGTCGGCGGCGGGCAGTACCGCGAGGACAAGTTCGCGGAGGACGCCGAGAAGCTGGGCGAGTACTACCGGGATCGCGGGTATGCCGGGGCGCAGATCGGCTCGCCGCAGATCGAGACGCTCGAGGTCACGGCCGACGGCAAGACGCGGTGGATCCGGCTGCGCGTGCCGGTCGAGGAAGGGCCGCAGTTCCGCGTGGGTGAGTTCACGATCACCGAGGCCAAGGCGCTTCGCGGCGAAGGCCTGCGGCCGTTCTTCGAGCTCAAGGAAGGCGACATCTACAGCCTGAAGAAGCTGCGGCAGGGATTCGAGAAGCTCAAGGAGCTCTACGGGGCCTTCGGCTACTACCAGTGGGCGCCGGATCCCGAGCTCAAGCCGCGCGGCGTCGACGAAGAGACCGGCAAGCTGCCCGAGGGCGCGCCGCCCATCATGGACATCAACGTCAAGATGAACGAAGGGAAGCAGTTCTTCGTGAACCGCATCACCTTCGTCGGCAACCACACGACGCGCGATCCGGTCATCCGGCGCGAGCTGCGGATTGCCGAGGGCGCGGTGTTCAACAGCGAGGCGTTGAAGGAGAGCGTGCGCCGTCTCAACCAGCTCGGCTACTTCAAGCCGCTCAAGGGCGTGGAAGGCGAGATGGACGTCACGCCCGCGCCGGGCATGGACGACAAGCTCGACGTGAAGATGCGGGTGGAGGAGCAGAACCGCAACTCCATCGCGTTCGGCGCCGGCGTCTCGCAGTTCGAGGGCGTCTTCGGCCAGCTCTCGTTCCAGACCTCCAACTTCCTGGGCCGCGGCGAAACGCTCGGCATCTCGCTGCAGAAGGGCGCGCGCGCCCGGCAGTACCAACTCTCCTTCAGCGAGCCGTACCTCTGGGATCGGCCGATCACCGCCGGCTTCGACGTGCACAGCCGCCAGTACATGTTCATCGGGCAGTACACGCAGCGGTCGAGCGGCGGCAACGCGGTGCTCGGTCTGCCGCTCGCCGATTACACGCGGCTCTTCCTCGGCTACTCGTACGAGCAGATCTCGGTGTTCGACGTGAACCCGGCCTACACGAGCCCGCAGGTGCTGCAGTTCAATCCGTACCTCGCCGACTCGCTCCTGATCGGGCAGGGAGGTCAGCGGACGGTCAGCAAGGTCTCGCCGAGCCTCGTCTTCAACACCGTCAACCAGCCGATCTTTCCGACCGCCGGCCGCCGCTACTCGGTCGCGTTCGACTTCGCGGGCCTCGGCGGCAACACGTCGTACAACCAGGTGAGCCTCGAGGGCATCTGGTACTTCAAGCTGCCGAAGACGATGTCGCTCGGCTTGCGGGCCCAGACGCAGTACATCCGCCCCTACGGCACGACGACGTCGCTGCCGATCTTCGAGAAGGTGTTCCTCGGCGGCGAGTACAACATCCGCGGCTACGATCTGCGCAGCATCTCGCCGCGCGACCCGTACTCGGGCGTGCTCGTCGGCGGCAACAAGTCGGTCGTGCTCAACGCCGAGTACTACATCGACATCGGACAGGTCCGGGTGCTCGCGTTCTACGACGCCGGGCAGGTGCGCGACGTGGGCCAGCCGTTCCGGCGCTGGGAGCCGGTCCGCGCGACGTTCGTGCCGGCCGATCCGATCCTGGTGAACCTCGGCGCGACGTCGAACCTGCTGACGGAGATCGGGGCGATCCGCACCGAGACGATCGGGCGCGTGAGCGCGACGCGGACGTCGACCGGCCTCGAGGCGCGCTTCATCGTGCCCTTCATCAACATCCCGTTCCGCCTCATCGCGGCCTACAACCCGCAGCGGCTCGGCGTGATCAACAACAACGGTTTGCAGACGCCGCGCTTCACGTTCCGGTTCGCGGTCGGCACGACCTTCTGA
- a CDS encoding ATP-dependent Clp protease ATP-binding subunit, with amino-acid sequence MFERYTERARRVLFFARYEATQLGSTSIETEHLLLGLIREGKGLTSRIFARSHLSLESIRKEIEGRTVFREKVSTSVEIPFSPETKRVLQFAAEEADRLLHTYIGTEHLLLGILREERSVAAAILYDKGMRLAAVREDIVQLLNEKTAPSRPKETPLLAEFSRDLSEAAMKNQLDPLVGRAPELERVQQVLCRRTKNNAVLIGEPGVGKTAIVEGLAQKIACGDVPHFLADKRVLALDISLIVAGTKYRGQFEERLKAIMKELIENPNIIVFIDELHTLVGAGSAEGSLDAANILKPALSRGEIRCIGATTPAEYRKYIEKDRSLERRFQAVKVDPPSEKETVQVLMGIKDRYEAFHHVEYSSDAIEAAVYQSSRYITDRFLPDKAIDLIDEAGARAKLRDAELSAEIGELSRIVRTAVENMDGAITDRNIEKAWLYRDQEVQARESLQVVRERMDVKSQASRVAIGKQEIDEVVSNWTGVPLMSVTEDEGGKLLRMEDELHRRVISQEKAISALSRAIRRSRAGLKNPQRPVGSFIFLGPTGVGKTELARALANFLFGSDHALIRFDMSEYMEKHSVSKLIGSPPGYVGHEEGGQLTEKVKRNPYSVVLLDEIEKAHPDLFNILLQVFEDGHLTDGLGNRVNFKNTIVIMTSNIGARFIQKKASMGFQTPDTREIQKSVTDMVLGEVRRTFNPEFINRVDELIVFDPLSDDDLRQITLLLISTLNQHLADRQLRVEVLPDVVDWIIDATCRDRSYGARPLRRAIQRYIEDPLSEELIRGQLRSGVIEIYMDHGTLAWRSAGQTDAGRRLAVTV; translated from the coding sequence ATGTTTGAACGCTACACGGAACGAGCGCGGCGGGTTCTCTTCTTTGCACGCTACGAGGCGACGCAGTTGGGAAGCACGTCCATCGAGACGGAGCACCTGCTGCTCGGCCTCATCCGTGAGGGCAAGGGCCTCACGAGCCGGATCTTCGCGCGGTCGCACCTGTCGCTCGAGAGCATCCGGAAGGAAATCGAGGGCCGGACGGTCTTTCGCGAGAAGGTGTCGACCTCGGTCGAGATTCCGTTCAGCCCCGAGACCAAGCGCGTGCTGCAGTTCGCGGCCGAGGAAGCCGATCGGCTGCTGCACACCTACATCGGCACCGAGCACCTGCTGCTCGGCATCCTGCGCGAAGAACGGTCGGTCGCGGCCGCCATCCTGTACGACAAGGGCATGCGGCTGGCCGCCGTGCGCGAAGACATCGTCCAGTTGCTCAACGAGAAGACGGCGCCGTCCCGCCCGAAGGAGACGCCGCTGCTGGCGGAGTTCAGCCGCGACCTGAGCGAGGCCGCGATGAAAAACCAGCTCGACCCGCTCGTCGGCCGCGCGCCAGAGCTCGAACGGGTCCAGCAGGTGTTGTGCCGCCGCACCAAGAACAACGCCGTGCTCATCGGCGAGCCCGGCGTCGGCAAGACCGCCATCGTCGAGGGGCTCGCCCAGAAGATCGCCTGCGGCGACGTGCCGCACTTCCTGGCCGACAAGCGGGTGCTGGCGCTCGACATCTCGCTCATCGTCGCCGGCACCAAGTACCGCGGCCAGTTCGAGGAGCGGCTCAAGGCGATCATGAAGGAGCTCATCGAGAACCCGAACATCATCGTGTTCATCGATGAGCTGCACACGCTCGTCGGCGCCGGGTCGGCCGAGGGGTCGCTCGACGCGGCCAACATCCTGAAGCCGGCGCTCTCGCGTGGCGAGATCCGCTGCATCGGCGCGACGACGCCCGCCGAGTACCGGAAGTACATCGAAAAGGATCGATCGCTCGAGCGCCGCTTCCAGGCGGTCAAGGTGGATCCGCCGAGCGAGAAGGAGACCGTCCAGGTGCTGATGGGCATCAAGGATCGGTACGAGGCGTTCCACCACGTCGAGTACTCGTCCGACGCCATCGAGGCGGCCGTGTACCAGTCGAGCCGCTACATCACCGACCGGTTCCTGCCCGACAAGGCGATCGACCTCATCGACGAAGCCGGTGCGCGGGCCAAGCTGCGCGACGCCGAGCTATCGGCCGAAATCGGCGAGCTCAGCCGCATCGTCCGCACCGCCGTCGAGAACATGGACGGCGCGATCACGGATCGCAACATCGAGAAGGCCTGGCTGTACCGCGACCAGGAAGTGCAGGCGCGCGAGTCGCTCCAGGTCGTCCGGGAGCGGATGGACGTCAAGTCGCAGGCCAGCCGCGTCGCCATCGGCAAGCAGGAGATCGACGAGGTCGTCTCGAACTGGACCGGCGTGCCGTTGATGTCGGTGACCGAGGACGAGGGCGGCAAGCTGCTCCGCATGGAGGACGAGCTCCACCGGCGCGTGATCAGCCAGGAGAAGGCGATTTCCGCGCTGTCGCGAGCCATCCGCCGCTCCCGCGCCGGATTGAAGAACCCCCAGCGCCCGGTCGGCAGCTTCATCTTCCTGGGACCGACCGGCGTGGGGAAGACGGAGCTGGCCAGGGCGCTCGCGAACTTCCTGTTCGGCAGCGACCATGCGCTCATCCGCTTCGACATGTCGGAGTACATGGAGAAGCACTCCGTCTCGAAGTTGATCGGATCGCCGCCCGGCTACGTCGGTCACGAAGAAGGCGGGCAGTTGACCGAAAAGGTGAAGCGCAATCCGTACTCGGTCGTGCTGCTCGACGAGATCGAGAAGGCGCACCCGGACCTTTTCAATATCCTGCTGCAGGTGTTCGAAGACGGCCATTTGACGGATGGCCTCGGGAACCGGGTGAACTTCAAGAACACCATCGTGATCATGACGTCGAACATCGGCGCGCGCTTCATCCAGAAGAAGGCGTCGATGGGGTTCCAGACGCCGGATACGCGCGAGATCCAGAAGTCGGTGACCGACATGGTCCTCGGCGAGGTGCGCCGCACCTTCAACCCCGAGTTCATCAACCGCGTCGACGAGCTCATCGTCTTCGATCCGCTGTCGGACGACGACCTGCGCCAGATCACGCTGCTGCTGATCAGCACGCTGAACCAGCATCTGGCAGACCGCCAATTGCGCGTCGAGGTGCTGCCCGACGTGGTGGACTGGATCATCGACGCCACGTGCCGCGACCGCTCGTACGGTGCCCGGCCGCTCCGCCGGGCGATCCAGCGGTACATCGAGGATCCGCTGTCCGAGGAGCTGATTCGCGGCCAGTTGCGCAGCGGCGTCATCGAGATCTACATGGACCACGGGACGCTGGCCTGGCGATCCGCGGGTCAGACCGACGCCGGCCGGCGTCTGGCGGTGACCGTCTAA
- a CDS encoding ABC transporter ATP-binding protein: protein MTPFVDVRGVAKSYRVAGGRLDVLRGIDVSVPRGEMLAVVGASGVGKSTLLHVIGGLDTLDAGSVQIGEHRIDQMNDGERVAFRNRHVGFVFQFHHLLPEFSAVENVAMPLLIAGESPRAARDRAAALLDRVGLVDRLEHRPGALSGGEQQRVAVARALVSRPSLLLADEPTGNLDERTALELHALMREMHREHGLTSVLVTHNSALAGACDRIVRLEGGRIHAV, encoded by the coding sequence ATGACGCCGTTCGTCGACGTCCGCGGGGTCGCCAAATCGTACCGGGTCGCCGGCGGGCGGCTCGACGTGCTGCGAGGCATCGACGTCAGCGTCCCGCGCGGCGAGATGCTGGCCGTCGTCGGCGCGTCGGGCGTGGGGAAGAGCACGCTGCTCCACGTGATCGGCGGGCTCGACACGCTCGACGCCGGCAGCGTCCAGATCGGGGAGCATCGCATCGATCAGATGAACGACGGCGAGCGGGTCGCGTTTCGGAACCGGCACGTCGGGTTCGTGTTCCAGTTCCATCACCTGCTGCCCGAGTTCAGCGCCGTCGAGAACGTCGCGATGCCGCTGCTCATCGCCGGCGAGAGCCCGCGCGCGGCGCGGGATCGGGCGGCCGCGCTGCTCGACCGGGTCGGCCTGGTGGACCGGCTCGAGCACCGGCCCGGCGCGCTCTCGGGCGGCGAGCAGCAGCGCGTGGCCGTGGCGCGCGCGCTCGTGTCGCGGCCGTCGCTCCTGCTCGCCGACGAGCCGACGGGCAATCTCGACGAGCGGACGGCGCTCGAACTGCACGCGCTCATGCGCGAGATGCACCGCGAGCACGGCCTCACGTCGGTCCTCGTGACCCACAACAGCGCGCTGGCCGGCGCCTGCGACCGCATCGTCCGCCTCGAAGGCGGGCGGATACATGCCGTATAA
- a CDS encoding ABC transporter permease has protein sequence MSFAWFVARRYLTARRRQAFISVISAVSILGVGVGVMALIIALALMTGVQTELRDRIVGSTAHVFISKDDPNPPPLDADPAHWRRPGVRGASPMIVGFGLLTASGQTPKAVTIKGIDPRTEPDVTDIGRSLSNGALQAVARAGDRLDGVLLGAELARELGVTTGDTVDVFTSNLTPTLVGVIPRTRPLTVVGTFSFGFYEIDDSYALVSLETAADLLGIDGPDMMQLRLDDMAGAPAMRERLQQELGTAYRVQDWTQLNQPLYSALLLEKIAISLTIGLIVMVAALNIVASLVLLVMEKTRDIAILRTMGTPAAVIRRIFVLQGLTIGLIGTLAGTACGLVVCLVADRYRLVKLPPDVYQITYLPFRVLPMDVLVVVLSAVGVCLLATLYPSRQAGRIDPAEALRNQ, from the coding sequence ATGTCCTTCGCCTGGTTCGTCGCCCGTCGCTACCTCACGGCCCGCCGACGCCAGGCGTTCATCTCGGTGATTTCGGCGGTATCGATCCTCGGCGTGGGCGTCGGCGTCATGGCGCTCATCATCGCGCTGGCGCTGATGACGGGCGTCCAGACGGAGCTGCGCGACCGCATCGTCGGATCCACCGCGCACGTCTTCATCTCGAAGGACGATCCGAATCCGCCGCCGCTCGACGCCGACCCGGCGCACTGGCGCCGGCCGGGCGTGCGCGGCGCCTCGCCGATGATCGTCGGCTTCGGGCTGTTGACGGCGAGCGGACAGACGCCGAAGGCCGTCACGATCAAGGGCATCGATCCGCGGACCGAGCCGGACGTCACCGACATCGGCCGGTCGCTGTCGAACGGCGCGCTGCAGGCGGTGGCTCGCGCGGGCGATCGGTTGGACGGCGTGTTGCTCGGCGCGGAGCTGGCGCGCGAGCTCGGCGTCACGACCGGCGACACCGTGGACGTCTTCACGTCGAACCTCACGCCGACGCTGGTCGGCGTCATCCCGCGGACCCGGCCGCTCACGGTCGTGGGCACGTTCTCGTTCGGGTTCTACGAGATCGACGACAGCTACGCGCTCGTCTCGCTCGAGACGGCGGCCGATCTGCTCGGGATCGACGGGCCCGACATGATGCAGCTCCGCCTCGACGACATGGCCGGCGCGCCCGCCATGCGCGAGCGGCTGCAGCAGGAGCTCGGCACCGCCTACCGCGTGCAGGACTGGACGCAGCTCAACCAGCCGCTCTACTCGGCGCTGCTGCTCGAGAAGATCGCCATCTCGCTCACGATCGGCCTGATCGTCATGGTCGCGGCGCTCAACATCGTCGCGTCGCTCGTCCTCCTGGTGATGGAGAAGACGCGGGATATCGCGATCCTGAGAACGATGGGCACGCCGGCGGCTGTCATCCGCCGGATCTTCGTGCTGCAGGGGCTCACGATCGGGTTGATCGGCACGCTGGCCGGCACCGCGTGCGGTCTCGTCGTGTGCCTCGTGGCGGATCGGTATCGGCTCGTGAAGCTTCCGCCGGACGTCTACCAGATCACGTACCTGCCGTTCCGGGTGCTGCCGATGGACGTGCTGGTCGTGGTGCTGTCGGCGGTCGGCGTGTGCCTGCTGGCGACGCTGTACCCGTCGCGGCAGGCCGGCCGGATCGATCCGGCGGAGGCGTTGCGCAACCAATGA
- the lysS gene encoding lysine--tRNA ligase gives MSSEQEQYAQRLAKLREMQDLGVPAYPTGFERTATIATVVREHGRTSGEALEAARPIVAVAGRILGIRSFGKANFLVLSDGLERLQVYVRADSVDARSFQVFKLLDFGDHVGVSGRLFRTKTDELTIWADRIELLAKCLLPLPEKWHGLTDIETRYRQRYLDLIVNPASRRVFETRGRVVAAIRRFLDERGFVEVETPMMQPIAGGALARPFMTHHNALDLDLYLRIAPELYLKRLVVGGFERVYEINRNFRNEGISTQHNPEFTMLEFYEAYVNYEHLMRFTEHLLPAIVEEVTGRLEVPFGEHVLSFAAPYRRLSLRHAAAEAATERLRGDAAHGEGVTADDLRDRAKAAAVARALGFTVEPAHGAGRIATTIFEGVWEDRLVQPTFVYDFPTEVSPLSKQRPDDPDTVERFELYAGGFEVANGFSELNDPAEQRRRFEAQLKDRAAGDAEAHQMDEDYIRALEYGLPPAGGEGIGIDRLIMLLTNSPSIRDVILFPLLRPHAPQDAGSST, from the coding sequence ATGTCCAGCGAACAGGAACAGTACGCCCAACGGCTCGCGAAGCTGCGTGAGATGCAGGACCTCGGCGTCCCCGCGTATCCGACCGGCTTCGAGCGCACGGCCACGATCGCGACCGTCGTGCGCGAGCATGGCCGGACGAGCGGCGAGGCGCTCGAGGCCGCCCGGCCGATCGTCGCCGTCGCCGGCCGGATCCTCGGGATCCGGAGCTTCGGCAAGGCGAACTTCCTCGTTCTGTCCGACGGCCTCGAGCGGCTGCAGGTCTACGTGCGGGCCGACTCGGTCGACGCGCGGAGCTTCCAGGTCTTCAAGCTCCTCGATTTCGGCGATCACGTCGGCGTGTCGGGGCGCCTGTTCCGGACGAAGACCGACGAGCTGACGATCTGGGCCGATCGGATCGAGCTGCTGGCCAAGTGCCTGCTCCCGCTGCCCGAGAAGTGGCACGGGCTCACCGATATCGAGACCCGCTATCGGCAGCGTTACCTCGATCTCATCGTCAACCCGGCGTCGCGGCGTGTGTTCGAGACGCGCGGCCGCGTCGTCGCCGCGATTCGCCGGTTCCTGGACGAGCGCGGGTTCGTCGAGGTCGAGACGCCGATGATGCAGCCGATCGCCGGCGGCGCGCTGGCGCGCCCGTTCATGACGCACCACAACGCGCTCGATCTCGATCTGTACCTGCGGATCGCGCCGGAGCTGTACCTCAAGCGGCTCGTCGTCGGCGGCTTCGAGCGCGTCTACGAGATCAACCGCAACTTCCGAAACGAGGGGATCTCGACGCAGCACAACCCCGAGTTCACGATGCTCGAGTTCTACGAGGCCTACGTGAACTACGAGCACCTGATGCGGTTCACCGAGCACTTGCTGCCCGCGATCGTCGAGGAGGTGACCGGCCGGCTGGAGGTGCCGTTCGGCGAGCACGTGCTGTCGTTCGCCGCGCCGTACCGCCGGCTGTCGCTGCGGCACGCGGCGGCCGAGGCGGCCACCGAGCGGCTGCGCGGCGATGCCGCGCACGGGGAAGGCGTGACGGCCGACGACCTGCGCGATCGCGCCAAAGCGGCGGCCGTGGCGCGCGCGCTCGGCTTCACGGTCGAGCCCGCGCACGGCGCGGGCAGGATCGCGACCACCATCTTCGAGGGGGTATGGGAAGATCGGCTGGTCCAGCCGACGTTCGTGTACGACTTTCCGACCGAGGTGTCGCCGCTCTCGAAGCAGCGGCCGGACGATCCCGACACCGTCGAGCGCTTCGAGCTGTATGCCGGCGGCTTCGAGGTGGCGAACGGGTTCAGCGAGCTCAACGATCCGGCGGAGCAGCGGCGCCGGTTCGAGGCGCAGTTGAAGGACCGCGCCGCCGGCGACGCCGAGGCGCACCAGATGGACGAGGACTACATCCGCGCGCTGGAGTACGGGTTGCCGCCGGCCGGCGGGGAAGGCATCGGCATCGACCGGCTGATCATGCTGCTCACCAACAGCCCGTCCATTCGCGACGTGATCCTGTTTCCGCTCCTGCGGCCGCACGCGCCGCAGGACGCCGGCTCCTCGACTTAG
- the nusB gene encoding transcription antitermination factor NusB yields the protein MRSEPNAPRRQAREAALRILYFWEVGQADPREAIGAYFQEHAPAAPAEVVEFASTIVLGTVTEIGGIDALIERHTRHWRLERLAVIDRLILRIGTWELAHRGDTPAPVILNEAIELARRFGTDESVRFVNGVLDAILKTLDAGGSTRPAESS from the coding sequence GTGAGATCCGAGCCGAACGCGCCGCGCCGACAGGCGCGCGAAGCCGCATTGCGCATCCTGTACTTCTGGGAAGTGGGCCAGGCCGATCCGCGCGAGGCGATCGGCGCGTACTTCCAGGAGCACGCGCCGGCGGCTCCGGCCGAGGTGGTCGAGTTCGCGAGCACCATCGTGCTCGGGACCGTCACCGAGATCGGCGGGATCGACGCCCTCATCGAGCGCCACACCCGGCACTGGCGGCTGGAGCGGCTCGCCGTGATCGATCGCCTGATCCTCCGGATCGGGACGTGGGAGCTCGCACACCGGGGCGACACGCCGGCGCCCGTGATTCTGAACGAGGCCATCGAGCTGGCGCGGCGCTTCGGGACCGACGAGTCCGTGCGCTTCGTCAACGGCGTGCTCGATGCCATTCTGAAAACCCTCGACGCCGGCGGGAGTACCCGCCCGGCCGAGTCGAGCTAG
- a CDS encoding 6,7-dimethyl-8-ribityllumazine synthase: MTPRVALVVSEYHTFVTHGLEAGARAVLQEAGWSDDRIDRLAVPGAYELAQAARRVAGSGTVDAVVCLGCLIRGETPHFDYIAQAAAHGIMHAAQATGVPVTFGLLTTNTVEEAIARSSSGPMNKGREAAAAALAMIDLYRAIAGPNGPGPS; this comes from the coding sequence ATGACCCCGCGCGTCGCGCTCGTCGTGTCGGAATACCACACGTTCGTGACCCACGGCCTGGAGGCCGGCGCGCGCGCCGTGCTGCAGGAAGCGGGCTGGTCCGACGACCGGATCGATCGGCTGGCCGTGCCGGGCGCGTACGAGCTCGCCCAGGCGGCCAGGCGCGTCGCTGGCAGCGGGACGGTCGATGCGGTCGTGTGCCTCGGCTGCCTGATTCGCGGCGAGACGCCGCACTTCGACTACATCGCGCAGGCCGCGGCGCACGGCATCATGCACGCCGCGCAGGCGACCGGCGTGCCGGTGACGTTCGGCCTGCTCACGACCAACACGGTGGAAGAGGCGATCGCCCGATCGAGCAGCGGCCCCATGAACAAAGGGCGGGAAGCGGCGGCCGCGGCCCTCGCGATGATCGATCTGTACCGGGCGATTGCCGGGCCGAACGGACCGGGCCCGTCGTGA